The Halomonas elongata DSM 2581 DNA segment GCGTCGACAACTGCCCGATGACGTTCCGCCGCTGCTGGTCGTCCAGTTCATGGACGCGCGCCACGTTCGCGTTTTCGGTGACAACGGTCTGTATCAGGCGGTGCTGGAACGCCTCGGCCTCGACAATGCCTGGCCCGGCAAGACGAACGCCTGGGGCTTCTCGCTGACCGGCATCGAGGCACTGGCGAATCTCGACGCCCGCCTGGTGGTGGTCGAGCCCTACCCCGCCGGCGTCCACGAGACGCTCGAGAAAAGCGGGCTCTGGCAGGGGCTGATTCGCGATAGCCGAGGCGAGCCTCTGGTACTGCCGCCGGTCTGGAGCTTCGGCGCTCTGCCCTCGGCACAGCGCTTCGCCGAGCAACTCACCGCCGCGCTGGAGTCGCCTCATGCTCGCTAGGCCAGCCTTCCGCCTGACCCCGGGCGTCGCCTGCATCCTGCTCTGCCTGGCCCTCGTGGCGCTGGCCTCGACGAGCCTGAACGATGGCGCGGGGCTCACCGCCGGTCTGCAGGCCCTGTTCGGCAGCGCCAATCCCACGATGGACACCCTGGTGCTGCATTTCAGCTGGTGGCCGCGGCTGGTCATGTCGCTGCTGGCCGGCGGCGGCCTGGCGCTGGCCGGCGTGCTGATGCAGCAGGTATTGCGCAATCCGCTGGCGGCGCCCACCACCCTGGGCGTGGCCAGCGGCGCCAACCTGGCACTGATGACCGCTACCCTGTTGGCCCCCGGACTGCTGGGGCTGGGGCGCGAATGGGTCGCGCTGGTCGGCGGCGGGCTGGCCATGGCGCTGGTGTTCGCCCTGGCCTGGCGACGCGGGCTGGCCCCGGTGGTCGTGGTGCTCGGCGGTCTGGTGGTCAACCTCTACCTGGGGGCGCTGGGCATCGTGCTGCTGCTCTTCCATCAGGAGGAACTCAAGGGGTTGCTGATCTGGGGCGCCGGCTCGCTGGCCCAGAACGACTGGAGCGGCGCGGCCTTCCTGGCGCCCCGTCTGGCCATCGGCGCCCTGGCGGCCTGGTTGCTGCTGCGCCCCCTGGCGGTGCTCGAACTCGACGACGCCAGCGCCCGCAGCCTGGGCGTCTCGCTGCGTGCCCTGCGACTGGCCGGCCTCGGCCTGGCGGTCTTCCTCACCGGCTGCGTGGTCAGCGTGGTCGGCGTGATCGGCTTCATCGGCCTGGCCGCCCCCAATATCGTCCGCCTGGCCGGCGCTCGTCGTCTCGGCCAGCGCCTGCTCTGGTCGACGCTACTGGGTGCCCTGCTGCTGGCCACCACCGACCAGTTGCTCCAGCGTTTCACCGGCCAGGTATCGGGCCTGATCCCCACCGGCGCCGTCACCGCCGCCCTGGGCGCGCCCCTGTTGATCTGGCTGATTCCACGCCTGAAACTGCGTGGCGACCAGCCTCCCGGTACGGCCTCCGCGCCGGCCGGCCGCCACCCCGCGCCCAATCGCCTGGCGGGCGGGCTGGTTCTGGGATTGCTCGGCGTGACGCTGGTAGCGCTGCTCGTCGGCCAGACCGCCAACGGCTGGTCCTGGCTCTCGCCCGGCAACTGGGAGGTACTGCAGTGGCGGCTGCCCCGGGTCCTCGCCTCGGCCGGCTGCGGCGTGATGCTGGCACTGGCCGGCACCCTGATCCAGCGCGTTACCGCCAACCCCATGGCCAGCCCCGAGGTACTGGGCATCAGCGGGGGCAGCGCCATCGCCCTGATCCTGGCCATCTTCCTGCTGCCCGCGCCCGACAACCTGACGCTGGTCGGCGTGGGTACCCTGGGGGCATTGGCCAGTCTCGGCGTGCTGCTCCTGATCAACGGTCGCAGCGGCCTGTTGCCCGAGCGACTGCTGTTGACCGGGGTGGCGATCACCGCCGCCTTCGACGCCGTACGCGCCATCGTGCTGGCCGGCGGCGACCCGCGCGGCCAGCAGGTCATCGCCTGGCTGTCGGGCTCCACCTACTACGTCGACCTGACCAGCGCCCTGATCGTCGTCGCGCTGGCCCTGGTGCTCGGTCTGATGACCGGCCCGCTGGCCCGCTGGCTGGATATCCTGCCGCTGGGCGCCGCCACCTCCCGGGCACTGGGCATCGGCCTGAAGCGCTCTCGCCTGGTGCTGTTGCTGCTGGTCGCCCTGCTCACCGCCGCTGCCACCCTGGTGGTCGGTCCGCTTTCCTTCGTCGGCCTGCTCGCCCCGCACCTGGCCCGCCTGCTGGGTTTCTCCCGGGCAAGCATGCATCTGCTGGGCGCGGCCCTGGCCGGCGCCCTGTTGATGGTGCTGGCCGACTGGGTGGGACGCCAGTTACTGTTCCCGCAGGAGATTCCCGCCGGCATCGTCGCCTCCCTGCTGGGCGGGGCCTATTTCATGTGGGGGCTGCGCCGGCTCTAGTTACCGGGGCAACCGAGGTGGACGGAGGCCATGCCATGACAACGGAAGATATCCGATATCACAGCAGCCATTGGGGCACCTTTTCGGCCCGGCATCGCAATGGCACGCTGGAAATCACGCCGTTCGCCAAGGATCCCGATCCCTCCCCCGTTCTCGATAACATTCCTGCCGCGTTGAACCACCCGGCACGCTTGAGCAAGCCCCTGATACGTCGTGGATGGCTGGAAAACGGCCCGGGCCCGGACAGGCGTCGGGGCGAGGATGACTTCGTCGAAGTCGAGTGGGACGAGGCCCTCGACCTGGCGGCGAAGGAACTCAGGCGACTGGGTGCCGGGCCCGAGCAGTGCCAGGATGGCCCTGTCGCCGGCGCCCAGGTTTTCGGTGGTTCCTATGGCTGGGCCTCGGCCGGTCGCTTTCATCATGTCCAGAGCCAAATCCACCGCTTTCTGAATTCCGTCTTCGGCGGTTACGTCGGCTCGGTCGACAGCTATTCATCGGCGGCTGGGGGCGTCATCCTGGACCTCGTCTGGGGCAACCCGCTGAACCACCCTCCCAGTTGGCGAGAGATCGCGGAAGATACCGAACTGCTGATCGCCTTTGGCGGCCTGGCCCTGCGCAACCATTCTTCCAGCCCCGGCGGCACGAGCCAGCACGTTGCCCGGTCGGCACTCGAAGCCGCCTCCGCCCGGGGCTGTCAATTCGTCTCGGTCAGCCCGCTGCGCGACGATTTCGCCGACCTGCCCGAGGTCACCCGCCTGGCCCCGCGTCCGGCGACCGACGTCGCCCTCATGCTGGGGATGGCCTGGCATCTGCATGCCAGCGGCCGGGTCGACCACGACTATCTGGCCCGATACACCCGAGGCTATGAACATTTTGAGGCCTACCTGACAGGCAGGGCCGATGGTATTGCGAAAACCCCGGAATGGGCAGCGGAGATCTGCGACCTGCCTGCCGGGCAGATCGTCGACCTGGCCGAACGCGCCGCCAGCAAGCGCACCCATATCACCGTTGCCTACTCGCTGCAGCGCTCGCGCTACGGCGAAGAGCCGATCTGGATGGCCCTGACACTGTCCGCGATGCTCGGCCAGTACCCAAGCCCCGGCGCCGGTTTCTCCTACGGGCTCGCCTCGATCGGCAACCTGGGCAAGCCGCCTCTGGATGTGCCGCTGCCTGTCCTGCCGCAGGGTCGCAATCGGGTGGATGACGTCATCCCGGTAGCGCGCATCGCCGAGCTATTGCTGAATCCGGGCGAGCCCTACACCTACAAGGGTGAAACGCGCCACTACGCGGACATTCGGCTGGTCTACTGGGCGGGCGGCAATCCCTTCCATCATCATCAGGACCTGGAAAAACTGCGCGAGGGCTTCACCAGGCCGGACACGGTCATCATCCACGAAAGCGTCTCCACCGCCTCCACTCGCTACGCCGACATCATCTTTCCGGCCACGCTGAGCGCGGAACGCGAAGACATCGGTGCCAGCAGCCGCGATCCTTTCATGGTCCCGATGCAACAATTGGCGCCGCCACGCCACGAGGCCCGCGATGACTACGCCATCTTCACCGAGCTGGCCACCAGGCTGGATTGCCAGGAGTCCTTCACCGAGGGGCGAACCAGCCGGGAATGGCTGCGCCATATGTACGAGCCCACCCGGCGGGCACTGAGCCAACGTGGCCTGCCGGCCCCCGATTTCGATGAGTTCATGCAAGGTGAGCCGCTTGAGCTGCCGGTTGCACCGGCCCAGGGGCGCATGACGCGCTTCCACGAGGATCCGGATGCCAACCCTCTGGACACCCCCAGCGGCAAGCTCGAGATCTGGTCGGACATCGTCGCGAGCAGCGACTTGCCGGGGCATCCCGCCTGGATCGAACCGGAAGAGTGGCTCGGCGGAAAACTCGCCCGCACCCATCGTT contains these protein-coding regions:
- the fhuB gene encoding Fe(3+)-hydroxamate ABC transporter permease FhuB; translated protein: MLARPAFRLTPGVACILLCLALVALASTSLNDGAGLTAGLQALFGSANPTMDTLVLHFSWWPRLVMSLLAGGGLALAGVLMQQVLRNPLAAPTTLGVASGANLALMTATLLAPGLLGLGREWVALVGGGLAMALVFALAWRRGLAPVVVVLGGLVVNLYLGALGIVLLLFHQEELKGLLIWGAGSLAQNDWSGAAFLAPRLAIGALAAWLLLRPLAVLELDDASARSLGVSLRALRLAGLGLAVFLTGCVVSVVGVIGFIGLAAPNIVRLAGARRLGQRLLWSTLLGALLLATTDQLLQRFTGQVSGLIPTGAVTAALGAPLLIWLIPRLKLRGDQPPGTASAPAGRHPAPNRLAGGLVLGLLGVTLVALLVGQTANGWSWLSPGNWEVLQWRLPRVLASAGCGVMLALAGTLIQRVTANPMASPEVLGISGGSAIALILAIFLLPAPDNLTLVGVGTLGALASLGVLLLINGRSGLLPERLLLTGVAITAAFDAVRAIVLAGGDPRGQQVIAWLSGSTYYVDLTSALIVVALALVLGLMTGPLARWLDILPLGAATSRALGIGLKRSRLVLLLLVALLTAAATLVVGPLSFVGLLAPHLARLLGFSRASMHLLGAALAGALLMVLADWVGRQLLFPQEIPAGIVASLLGGAYFMWGLRRL
- a CDS encoding molybdopterin-dependent oxidoreductase codes for the protein MTTEDIRYHSSHWGTFSARHRNGTLEITPFAKDPDPSPVLDNIPAALNHPARLSKPLIRRGWLENGPGPDRRRGEDDFVEVEWDEALDLAAKELRRLGAGPEQCQDGPVAGAQVFGGSYGWASAGRFHHVQSQIHRFLNSVFGGYVGSVDSYSSAAGGVILDLVWGNPLNHPPSWREIAEDTELLIAFGGLALRNHSSSPGGTSQHVARSALEAASARGCQFVSVSPLRDDFADLPEVTRLAPRPATDVALMLGMAWHLHASGRVDHDYLARYTRGYEHFEAYLTGRADGIAKTPEWAAEICDLPAGQIVDLAERAASKRTHITVAYSLQRSRYGEEPIWMALTLSAMLGQYPSPGAGFSYGLASIGNLGKPPLDVPLPVLPQGRNRVDDVIPVARIAELLLNPGEPYTYKGETRHYADIRLVYWAGGNPFHHHQDLEKLREGFTRPDTVIIHESVSTASTRYADIIFPATLSAEREDIGASSRDPFMVPMQQLAPPRHEARDDYAIFTELATRLDCQESFTEGRTSREWLRHMYEPTRRALSQRGLPAPDFDEFMQGEPLELPVAPAQGRMTRFHEDPDANPLDTPSGKLEIWSDIVASSDLPGHPAWIEPEEWLGGKLARTHRFQLVANQPKGRLHSQLDFGATSMSLKQDGRECARLNPQDAARMGIQDGDVIRLWNQRGATLAAARISDDLPPSIVQLSTGAWYAPRNLQGSGMTCVNGNPNILTSDIGASGLSQGCAGQLTLVSIARWDAPLPDAVPHEAMLEIARRRPREASPDVTPSGDA